Proteins from one Pelorhabdus rhamnosifermentans genomic window:
- the flgF gene encoding flagellar basal-body rod protein FlgF — translation MIRGIYTAASGMVAESLRTDTIANNLANVNTTSYKRDVAVTEDFDTMLMKRIDDGPSSPSTIGEMGYGSLVNETATIYDEGQINPTGNSLDLAISGKGYFTVQTPNGLQYTRNGSFTRSAQGELVTSEGYRVMGTRGPIHLNGNQITVGSDGSVKVDNVQTNQLQIVQFANDRTALRKQGSSLLAATGAEQPARATGSVEQGALERSNVNAVAEMVNLITGYRAYEINSKSVQAHDALLDKAVNEVGKS, via the coding sequence TTGATTCGTGGAATTTATACGGCAGCATCAGGTATGGTCGCAGAGTCCTTGCGTACCGATACCATTGCAAACAATCTTGCCAATGTGAATACAACCAGTTATAAACGAGATGTGGCCGTAACAGAGGATTTTGATACAATGTTAATGAAACGTATCGATGATGGTCCGAGTAGCCCCAGTACCATTGGTGAAATGGGTTATGGTTCCCTTGTGAATGAAACAGCGACGATTTATGATGAAGGTCAGATTAATCCCACCGGAAATTCTCTGGATTTGGCCATTAGTGGCAAGGGCTATTTCACTGTACAGACGCCGAATGGTCTTCAGTATACACGGAATGGTTCTTTTACACGCAGTGCTCAGGGAGAATTGGTGACAAGTGAAGGTTATCGCGTGATGGGGACGCGAGGTCCTATTCATCTGAATGGGAATCAGATAACCGTTGGCAGTGATGGCAGCGTAAAAGTGGACAATGTACAAACAAATCAATTGCAAATTGTTCAATTTGCCAATGACCGCACGGCACTGCGTAAGCAAGGTTCCAGTTTGCTCGCAGCGACAGGGGCTGAGCAACCCGCTCGGGCGACAGGTAGTGTGGAGCAAGGCGCATTGGAGCGATCCAATGTCAATGCAGTCGCTGAGATGGTTAACTTAATTACAGGATACAGAGCCTATGAAATCAACAGTAAATCCGTACAAGCTCATGATGCCCTGCTTGATAAGGCCGTCAATGAAGTAGGAAAATCTTAA
- the flgG gene encoding flagellar basal-body rod protein FlgG: MMRALWTASSGMSAQQNNIDVVANNLANVNTNGFKTVRTNFQDLMYQTMRQAGAATGPDTQVPTGIQFGSGVRQASTQRIYTEGTPVATESQYDMMIEGDGFFQITMPDGTTSYTRDGNFTTDGQGRLVTSDGYFVQPAIAVPSTATEVDVSADGRVSAKIPGQTDPQDLGQLQIARFINPAGLDAIGRNLLVETSASGAPVTGNPGADGAGTIRSKSLEGSNVQVVNEMVNMITAQRAYEMNTKVITTCDDMLSQAAALKR; this comes from the coding sequence ATGATGAGAGCTTTATGGACAGCGAGTTCAGGCATGTCTGCTCAACAAAACAATATTGACGTGGTTGCCAATAATTTGGCCAACGTCAATACAAACGGTTTTAAAACAGTACGTACTAATTTTCAGGATTTAATGTATCAAACTATGCGTCAGGCTGGGGCAGCGACAGGTCCTGATACACAAGTACCGACAGGTATTCAGTTCGGTAGCGGTGTTCGTCAGGCATCTACGCAGCGGATTTATACGGAAGGTACACCTGTTGCAACAGAAAGTCAGTATGACATGATGATTGAAGGCGACGGCTTTTTTCAAATTACCATGCCTGATGGTACAACGTCTTATACGCGTGACGGCAATTTTACTACGGATGGTCAGGGGCGTCTAGTTACATCTGACGGTTATTTTGTGCAACCGGCTATTGCCGTTCCATCCACAGCTACTGAAGTCGATGTATCTGCGGACGGACGGGTATCAGCAAAAATTCCCGGTCAGACAGATCCACAGGATTTGGGGCAACTTCAGATCGCACGTTTTATCAATCCGGCCGGGTTAGATGCTATCGGGCGTAATCTGTTAGTTGAGACATCCGCATCAGGCGCACCTGTTACAGGTAATCCCGGTGCAGATGGTGCCGGAACGATTCGATCCAAGTCTCTTGAAGGCTCCAATGTCCAAGTCGTGAATGAAATGGTCAATATGATTACGGCACAGCGGGCCTATGAAATGAATACCAAAGTTATTACCACCTGTGATGATATGCTGAGTCAGGCTGCTGCACTGAAACGATAA
- the flgA gene encoding flagellar basal body P-ring formation chaperone FlgA: protein MNRFYKIGVALFLELLFAVAVACASVTISIPEQVTLESANLTLGDLATLTGDDEDKIRQLSQWRLGSSPPPGHSLTLTPEIITMRLASSAIDLSDITWQIPSAITVTTASQILSGSLLGDQAVAAARQQLVGVDSEIKAQSVQDVTLPVGAVDYKITFPSGIRFVGLTTALIPISVNQQHVTQTVVKLNVTIYQSVVVTARAFQQGEIVNPADLVLERRNVGPMSSYYTDKAKAVGHVLTHAMAAGAVINDSVLAMPKVIKQGDLVSLVARNGDIEVMTTGRALQSGSVNQFIRVQNLQSKKMLSGKVIDSHTVDVTATY from the coding sequence ATGAACAGGTTTTATAAAATCGGTGTTGCTTTGTTCTTGGAATTGTTATTTGCTGTGGCAGTGGCTTGTGCCTCCGTTACAATCTCGATACCTGAACAGGTCACCTTGGAATCAGCCAATTTGACCTTGGGTGATCTAGCAACACTTACAGGCGACGATGAAGATAAAATTCGTCAGCTCAGTCAGTGGCGATTGGGGAGTTCGCCGCCCCCTGGTCATTCTTTGACTCTGACACCGGAAATTATTACCATGCGTTTGGCAAGCAGTGCTATTGATTTGTCTGATATTACATGGCAGATTCCGTCTGCCATTACTGTAACGACAGCTTCTCAAATTCTTTCAGGAAGTCTTTTGGGTGATCAGGCTGTTGCTGCAGCCAGGCAACAGCTGGTTGGCGTCGATAGTGAGATCAAAGCGCAATCTGTGCAAGATGTTACTTTACCTGTTGGTGCAGTAGATTATAAAATTACTTTTCCCAGCGGTATTCGGTTTGTTGGACTCACAACCGCCCTGATTCCCATTTCTGTGAATCAGCAGCATGTTACGCAAACTGTTGTGAAATTAAATGTTACTATTTATCAATCAGTTGTGGTTACTGCGCGGGCTTTTCAACAGGGGGAGATAGTGAATCCCGCCGATCTCGTGCTTGAACGAAGAAATGTGGGGCCCATGAGTTCCTATTATACAGACAAGGCGAAGGCTGTCGGTCATGTTCTTACACATGCTATGGCGGCAGGTGCGGTGATTAATGATTCCGTGCTTGCCATGCCAAAAGTGATTAAGCAGGGTGATCTGGTATCCCTTGTGGCACGTAACGGGGATATTGAGGTCATGACAACAGGTCGGGCTTTGCAAAGTGGCAGTGTTAATCAGTTTATTCGGGTGCAAAACTTACAATCCAAAAAAATGTTATCTGGTAAAGTCATTGATTCGCATACAGTTGATGTCACGGCGACATATTAA
- a CDS encoding flagellar basal body L-ring protein FlgH, with product MGFRKYRNVLVVLMAVCLLLGPQVASADSLWTDSPSFFSDRRAHAVGDSLTILISESTSAARNGNASNSKSGSSSMNAGTGIFHFIASASASGSDAFSAKGSLTNTNTVTGKITVQVTEVKPNGNFIVSGTQSINQNGEEQKITITGTVRPEDISSDNTVMSSNVADAKLKIDGNGPIANKQREGILTQIFNFLF from the coding sequence ATGGGTTTCCGAAAATATCGAAACGTTCTTGTAGTCTTGATGGCGGTCTGCCTGCTATTAGGCCCGCAGGTTGCGTCAGCTGATTCTTTATGGACAGATTCACCAAGCTTTTTTAGTGACAGGCGGGCTCATGCTGTGGGCGACAGTCTAACGATTTTAATTAGTGAGAGTACGTCAGCGGCGCGAAACGGGAATGCCAGCAATTCAAAATCAGGCAGTTCTTCTATGAATGCCGGTACAGGAATTTTCCATTTTATTGCCAGTGCCAGTGCCAGTGGCAGTGATGCTTTTTCAGCCAAGGGCTCGTTGACAAATACTAATACTGTAACAGGAAAGATTACGGTTCAAGTTACCGAAGTAAAGCCAAATGGCAATTTCATTGTTTCCGGTACGCAAAGTATTAATCAGAACGGCGAAGAACAAAAGATTACGATTACCGGGACGGTTCGTCCTGAAGATATTTCGTCTGACAATACGGTCATGTCGTCGAATGTAGCCGATGCGAAGCTGAAAATTGATGGTAATGGTCCGATCGCCAATAAACAACGCGAAGGCATTTTGACTCAAATTTTTAATTTTTTGTTTTGA
- a CDS encoding flagellar basal body P-ring protein FlgI — protein sequence MRKFLAVLVLIVVCCSMLPVYAAPSTRIKDVAKVQGVRSNQLIGYGLVSGLNGTGDGTKIIETLQSIASMLKSFGVNITTAQMQTKNIAAVMVTADLPPFAKPGDTIDMNVSSIGDAKSLQGGVLLQTPLKAANGAVYAVGQGTLAVGGYSVGSGGSSVQKNFPNVARVPGGAIVEREVPMTFTTNGELRLSLSQPDFTTATRIAESIEGKFGYIASAKDPGTVVINIPAEYESNVVAFVSAIEDLPVYPDSVAKIVINERTGTIVMGTNVTIDEVAVAQGGLTVKIERNNDVSQPAPFSNGTTAPVSNTTVNANEKDGHLIVLPEASSVGDVVGALNAVGATPQDIISILQAMKAAGALHADLQII from the coding sequence ATGCGAAAATTTCTAGCAGTCTTGGTGCTCATTGTGGTTTGTTGCAGTATGTTACCTGTTTATGCAGCTCCGTCAACGCGTATCAAAGATGTAGCCAAAGTACAGGGCGTACGTAGCAATCAATTAATCGGCTATGGTCTTGTCAGTGGACTCAATGGTACAGGTGACGGAACGAAGATTATAGAGACTTTGCAGTCTATTGCCAGTATGCTGAAATCATTTGGCGTGAATATTACAACGGCGCAAATGCAGACAAAGAATATTGCGGCTGTCATGGTGACTGCGGATCTACCTCCCTTTGCCAAGCCGGGCGATACTATTGATATGAATGTTTCATCAATTGGGGATGCCAAAAGCTTGCAAGGCGGTGTATTGCTTCAAACACCGCTCAAGGCTGCCAATGGTGCAGTTTATGCTGTAGGCCAGGGGACCTTGGCTGTTGGGGGCTACTCTGTTGGTAGTGGCGGCAGCAGTGTTCAGAAAAACTTCCCCAATGTCGCTCGCGTGCCAGGTGGGGCTATTGTGGAGCGGGAAGTTCCCATGACATTTACGACGAACGGTGAATTGCGCTTATCACTTTCCCAACCTGATTTTACAACAGCCACGCGCATTGCCGAAAGTATTGAAGGCAAGTTTGGCTATATTGCTTCAGCGAAGGACCCAGGGACAGTTGTGATTAATATTCCTGCTGAATATGAATCAAATGTCGTAGCTTTTGTTTCAGCCATTGAAGACTTGCCTGTTTATCCGGACAGTGTTGCTAAGATTGTCATTAATGAACGAACAGGTACCATCGTCATGGGAACAAATGTCACCATTGATGAAGTCGCTGTGGCACAAGGCGGTTTGACAGTGAAAATTGAGCGAAACAATGATGTATCACAGCCTGCACCGTTTTCAAACGGAACGACAGCGCCAGTCAGCAATACTACCGTAAATGCCAATGAAAAAGATGGCCATCTGATTGTTCTGCCTGAAGCATCCAGTGTCGGCGATGTTGTGGGTGCCTTAAATGCAGTGGGTGCTACACCTCAGGATATTATTTCCATTTTGCAGGCCATGAAGGCCGCCGGGGCATTGCATGCCGACTTGCAAATCATTTAA
- a CDS encoding rod-binding protein, protein MNINTQVSSILTNVPSPASASLATAVSNGTGSDFAQKLDRALGGKSTAASDKKLKSVCQDMESVFLNMMLTSMRATVPKDSLLGESNEDDIMKSMLDTELSKNMAQAGGVGIASLLYRQLSPQQSLTKK, encoded by the coding sequence ATGAATATTAATACACAAGTGAGTAGCATACTAACAAATGTTCCATCACCTGCATCTGCGTCGCTTGCGACGGCTGTGTCAAATGGTACGGGCAGTGATTTTGCTCAGAAACTTGACCGGGCGCTTGGAGGTAAGTCGACTGCAGCAAGTGATAAAAAACTGAAAAGTGTCTGTCAAGATATGGAATCTGTTTTTTTGAATATGATGCTTACATCCATGCGTGCCACCGTTCCTAAGGATTCGTTACTTGGTGAAAGTAACGAAGATGATATTATGAAATCCATGTTAGATACGGAGTTGTCTAAAAACATGGCTCAGGCGGGTGGGGTGGGGATTGCTAGTCTTTTATATCGTCAGCTTTCACCGCAGCAATCCCTTACCAAGAAGTGA
- a CDS encoding phosphodiester glycosidase family protein, whose protein sequence is MKKIVTRLVALGLFLLILSQTVFAFAAPASLQKMRYSQATDKVRIVLDVSAVPSYTVDTTQDGQIRIDLPGTTVGSALAALSFKDDAVDSAKLIAVDSAHQQLVITLKSTVVPKVFVLQNPNRLVIDLVKNNRVTKTALLGKTAATVAPGLTYTSLVRNKSFGPVVAYILDADLSKIKVQPALSNGMIAGLESVQDMAVHNQALAAVNGSYFAPNGEIIGLLKMNNVIASIPYITRTALGITTDNKLIFGQVDYQGNIRLPDGRVLAINGINCERSEDAVTLYNSYYGKSTQTNEFGKEYVITNGKVSAISPQDTPLKPGSIVLSAHGAAATVMAGLKVGDSVVIEQSLGPDFDKVPFAIGAGPLLVKDGKPFLTTKAEEFPDDIAVGRAPRTALGVTKSGHLLMVVIDGRQAASKGLTLVELADFMQELGADEAMNFDGGGSSEMVVKGSVMNNPSDGQERLVGDAIVLTAK, encoded by the coding sequence ATGAAAAAAATCGTGACGCGTCTCGTTGCACTTGGATTATTTTTACTTATTTTGTCGCAGACCGTTTTTGCCTTTGCAGCGCCTGCTTCACTGCAGAAGATGCGTTATAGTCAGGCAACTGACAAAGTACGTATCGTGCTTGATGTATCGGCTGTTCCATCTTATACAGTCGACACAACTCAAGACGGTCAGATTCGCATTGATTTGCCAGGGACAACGGTTGGGTCCGCTCTTGCGGCCTTGTCTTTTAAGGACGACGCTGTAGATTCAGCCAAATTAATTGCTGTGGATTCAGCGCATCAGCAACTGGTAATTACGCTGAAAAGTACTGTTGTGCCCAAAGTTTTTGTTCTTCAAAACCCTAACAGGCTTGTCATTGATTTAGTAAAAAACAATCGTGTAACGAAAACTGCATTGTTAGGTAAGACAGCTGCAACGGTTGCACCTGGTCTTACCTATACTTCCCTTGTACGTAACAAATCTTTTGGCCCTGTTGTGGCTTATATTTTAGATGCAGATTTAAGCAAGATTAAGGTGCAGCCGGCTCTCTCGAATGGCATGATTGCCGGATTAGAGTCTGTTCAGGATATGGCAGTTCATAATCAGGCCCTTGCTGCTGTAAATGGATCGTATTTTGCCCCGAATGGTGAAATTATAGGTTTGCTTAAAATGAATAATGTGATTGCAAGCATTCCCTATATTACGCGAACAGCTTTAGGTATAACGACAGATAACAAACTTATTTTTGGTCAAGTTGATTATCAGGGAAACATTCGTTTGCCTGATGGACGGGTGCTCGCCATTAATGGCATCAATTGCGAACGAAGTGAAGATGCTGTTACGTTATATAACTCTTATTATGGAAAGTCTACTCAGACCAATGAATTTGGCAAGGAGTACGTCATAACAAACGGAAAAGTCAGTGCTATTTCGCCGCAGGATACGCCGCTCAAGCCCGGAAGTATTGTCTTATCCGCTCATGGCGCGGCAGCTACCGTAATGGCAGGGCTGAAAGTTGGCGATAGTGTTGTCATTGAGCAATCTTTAGGACCAGACTTTGACAAAGTTCCCTTTGCTATCGGAGCGGGTCCCCTGCTTGTCAAAGATGGTAAACCCTTTTTAACAACGAAAGCCGAAGAATTTCCCGATGATATTGCTGTGGGGCGGGCACCACGGACAGCACTAGGTGTTACCAAATCCGGACATCTGCTGATGGTTGTTATTGATGGGCGGCAGGCGGCAAGTAAGGGATTAACACTTGTTGAATTGGCCGATTTCATGCAGGAACTTGGAGCTGATGAAGCCATGAATTTTGATGGTGGCGGTTCCAGCGAAATGGTTGTGAAAGGCAGTGTCATGAACAATCCGTCTGATGGTCAGGAACGGCTTGTTGGAGACGCGATCGTTCTTACTGCCAAATAA
- a CDS encoding biotin/lipoyl-containing protein, producing MMRTRKIALITLLVLALAMTYAAAASLVDQKGVLTGKVLSERLVVAGTEVKVGVPLVMIETPVGPVPATRANVNGIVREVLVHPGDMIHTGDVLVRIEQVQRK from the coding sequence ATGATGAGGACCAGAAAAATTGCCCTTATCACTTTGCTAGTGTTAGCTTTGGCCATGACGTACGCAGCCGCAGCTTCATTGGTAGATCAAAAAGGCGTGCTCACAGGCAAGGTTTTGTCAGAAAGGTTGGTTGTAGCAGGCACAGAGGTGAAGGTGGGAGTTCCCCTTGTGATGATTGAAACGCCAGTCGGACCGGTACCCGCTACACGGGCCAATGTCAACGGAATCGTAAGAGAAGTGCTCGTTCATCCTGGCGATATGATTCATACAGGAGATGTACTCGTTCGCATCGAGCAGGTGCAGCGCAAATAG
- a CDS encoding SpoIVB peptidase S55 domain-containing protein, translating to MIRLFTTLRVLFIGLLAAWLFPLTAGWAAPAILPINELQAGMHGIGKTVVQGTKIEDFDVEILGIMKGKGAAGGDLILVRTSGDVINRTGGIAQGMSGSPVYIGGKLIGAIAYGWSLADHRVGMVTPIADMLKNLDITKPSVELIPPTEPDIKDEKLENAKPLTTPLMVSGYNSQTLQYLQTQLEPFHLVPFEVGDVPAGTQYGAIEPGSSIGVELVRGDVNIGALGTVTYVDGDKFVAFGHPFLQKGFVDFLATNAYIYTTVSSLDSPFKVGTTGDLVGTINQDRGTGIAGQLHQYPYIIPFRVSVTDQDLQRTVESDYQVVRDEALAPILGATGVYNTIQKAMDRDGGGTAKVSFEITGRGLPDEGVKRENLFYTPAKLSEISVAELHEALDMLTNNRFNPVDLFDVKVNVTVESARKTATLMSAKVASNAVVKPGDSVNIDVTLKPYRGASIVRTISYVVPKNQSTGSLMLEVRGGGMVPLTQMLLKRQGIDMDMLKPDKKLRSFSDQIDDFVHRDRNNDLVVEVLDTGAESGDTTAPSSTTAKNNHQQANLAQTAVMDQKLIGNDKKDKTSLATDYVIDGDAQVVLNVSK from the coding sequence ATGATCCGTTTGTTTACCACGTTACGGGTGCTGTTCATAGGACTGCTGGCCGCATGGCTTTTTCCGCTGACGGCAGGATGGGCAGCACCTGCCATTTTGCCTATTAACGAATTGCAGGCAGGCATGCACGGCATAGGAAAAACAGTTGTTCAAGGTACGAAAATAGAGGATTTTGATGTAGAAATTCTTGGCATCATGAAAGGCAAGGGAGCAGCAGGCGGTGATTTGATCCTTGTTCGTACATCTGGGGATGTCATTAATCGCACAGGTGGTATTGCGCAAGGCATGAGTGGCAGTCCTGTTTATATCGGTGGTAAACTGATTGGTGCTATTGCTTATGGTTGGTCGCTAGCGGATCATAGGGTGGGTATGGTTACGCCTATTGCTGACATGCTAAAAAATCTCGATATTACAAAGCCCAGTGTGGAGCTGATTCCACCAACTGAGCCTGACATCAAGGATGAGAAGCTGGAAAACGCAAAGCCGCTTACGACTCCTCTCATGGTGTCTGGTTATAACAGTCAAACCCTCCAATACTTACAGACTCAGCTTGAACCTTTTCATCTTGTTCCATTTGAAGTGGGGGATGTTCCCGCAGGGACCCAATATGGAGCTATCGAACCAGGAAGTTCCATTGGCGTAGAGCTTGTGCGTGGGGACGTCAATATTGGTGCATTAGGGACAGTGACCTATGTTGACGGGGATAAATTTGTTGCTTTTGGTCATCCTTTTTTACAAAAAGGTTTTGTTGATTTTTTAGCGACAAATGCCTATATTTACACGACAGTAAGCAGCCTGGACAGTCCTTTTAAAGTCGGTACGACAGGTGATCTGGTGGGGACAATTAATCAGGATCGTGGTACTGGAATAGCTGGTCAGCTTCATCAATACCCCTATATTATTCCCTTTCGGGTGTCTGTGACTGATCAAGATTTGCAGCGTACAGTAGAGTCTGATTATCAAGTGGTGCGTGACGAAGCCCTTGCGCCTATTTTAGGGGCTACGGGTGTTTATAACACCATTCAAAAGGCTATGGATCGTGATGGTGGCGGAACAGCCAAGGTCAGCTTTGAAATTACAGGTCGCGGCCTTCCTGATGAAGGCGTGAAAAGAGAGAATCTATTTTACACTCCGGCTAAACTAAGTGAGATTTCCGTTGCCGAGCTTCACGAAGCGCTTGACATGTTGACAAACAATCGGTTTAATCCGGTTGATTTATTTGATGTTAAAGTAAATGTAACGGTAGAAAGTGCCCGGAAAACCGCAACGCTGATGTCAGCTAAGGTTGCCAGCAATGCGGTTGTAAAGCCAGGTGACAGTGTCAATATTGATGTCACCCTCAAGCCTTATCGCGGTGCAAGCATTGTTCGAACCATCTCGTATGTCGTGCCAAAAAATCAGTCGACGGGATCGCTCATGTTGGAAGTCCGTGGCGGCGGCATGGTCCCGCTTACACAGATGTTATTAAAACGTCAAGGCATTGATATGGACATGCTCAAGCCTGACAAAAAATTACGCAGTTTTTCCGATCAAATTGATGATTTTGTTCATCGTGACCGGAATAATGATCTTGTTGTTGAAGTTCTTGATACTGGCGCTGAATCCGGTGATACGACAGCTCCTTCATCAACAACAGCCAAAAATAATCATCAGCAAGCAAATTTGGCTCAGACAGCTGTCATGGATCAGAAACTAATAGGGAATGATAAAAAAGACAAAACCTCTCTGGCAACAGATTATGTCATTGATGGTGATGCGCAAGTTGTTTTGAATGTCAGTAAATAA
- a CDS encoding MlaE family ABC transporter permease yields MVIKLLEKIGKVVLNVLEVSGRTAIMVRSSFAVVHTVKAKPLLRQMAHLGADSLPIVLLTMLFTGMVMTVQIAHEFIKYGAQSSVGGVIAIAMGRELAPVLTGVVVAGRVGAAIAAEIGSMKVTEQIDALRVMAVSPIAYLVVPRLLACVMMMPVLVIFGNVIGTIGGYLMATQYAGITHFAFVHSIRVFCIPNDVMGGLIKAMFFGVIIALVGCHKGLTTENGAEGVGKATTGSVVTAIILIFVSNYFLSLLLY; encoded by the coding sequence ATGGTGATAAAATTACTTGAGAAAATAGGGAAAGTAGTCCTAAATGTGCTTGAAGTGAGTGGGCGAACGGCCATTATGGTTCGCAGTTCTTTTGCTGTTGTACATACAGTAAAAGCCAAGCCCTTGTTGCGTCAGATGGCTCATCTTGGTGCGGATTCGCTGCCTATTGTACTATTGACGATGTTATTTACCGGCATGGTCATGACCGTACAAATTGCTCACGAATTTATTAAGTATGGTGCTCAATCATCTGTTGGAGGTGTTATTGCTATTGCCATGGGGCGTGAATTGGCTCCCGTTCTGACTGGTGTCGTTGTAGCTGGGCGTGTCGGTGCTGCCATTGCGGCAGAGATCGGTTCCATGAAGGTGACAGAACAAATTGATGCCCTGCGAGTGATGGCTGTAAGTCCAATTGCTTATCTTGTTGTGCCCCGGCTGTTAGCCTGTGTCATGATGATGCCTGTCCTCGTTATTTTCGGCAATGTTATTGGCACAATTGGCGGATATCTCATGGCAACGCAGTATGCCGGTATTACGCATTTTGCTTTTGTACATTCCATCCGGGTTTTTTGTATTCCAAATGATGTTATGGGTGGGTTAATTAAGGCCATGTTTTTTGGCGTGATTATTGCTCTTGTTGGTTGTCATAAGGGTTTGACAACGGAGAATGGCGCCGAAGGTGTTGGTAAGGCTACGACAGGTTCTGTGGTGACGGCCATTATTTTGATTTTTGTTAGTAACTATTTCTTATCACTCTTACTCTATTAA
- a CDS encoding ABC transporter ATP-binding protein yields the protein MIRLENVSVTMRGRDILKNISLTIDTGEIMVIIGASGSGKSTLLRLLIGLLKPTSGKIYFDDREITSLTEDEMNQVRLQMGMVFQYSALFDFLTVGENVAFGLREHSTKNEDEIQQIVRRKLRLVGLFGHENDWPNELSGGMKKRVSLARAVASDPQIVLYDEPSAGLDPVMSATIDRLIVNTRRRLCVTSIVVTHNMESAFTIADRMAMIHDGQIIALGLPAEFKTSADPLVWRFIHGVRKAKLAKGRESL from the coding sequence ATGATTCGGTTAGAAAATGTCAGTGTCACTATGCGTGGACGGGACATTTTAAAAAATATTAGCCTAACCATTGATACAGGTGAAATTATGGTGATTATCGGAGCGAGCGGTTCAGGTAAAAGCACCTTGCTTCGCTTGCTCATTGGACTTTTAAAGCCAACAAGTGGGAAGATTTATTTTGATGATCGCGAGATTACTTCTTTGACAGAAGACGAAATGAACCAGGTTCGCCTGCAAATGGGGATGGTTTTTCAATATTCGGCTTTGTTCGATTTCTTGACAGTAGGCGAAAATGTAGCTTTTGGTTTGCGTGAACATTCGACGAAAAATGAGGATGAGATTCAACAAATCGTGCGTCGTAAACTGCGGCTAGTCGGTTTGTTCGGTCATGAAAATGACTGGCCGAACGAATTGTCAGGCGGCATGAAAAAACGGGTGAGCTTGGCCAGAGCTGTCGCGAGTGATCCTCAGATCGTGCTTTATGACGAACCTTCAGCAGGACTCGACCCCGTTATGTCGGCTACGATTGATCGTCTCATTGTCAATACGCGGCGTCGTTTGTGCGTTACGAGTATTGTGGTTACACACAATATGGAGAGTGCCTTTACCATTGCGGATCGTATGGCCATGATTCATGATGGTCAAATCATTGCGCTGGGCTTGCCGGCAGAATTTAAAACAAGTGCCGATCCACTTGTTTGGCGGTTTATCCATGGTGTGAGAAAGGCTAAACTGGCGAAAGGGAGGGAGTCCCTGTGA